A window of Aurantibacillus circumpalustris genomic DNA:
GGTAATTAAAACCATCATCATAACTTATAAATATATCTGGTTTAAACGCATCAATAGTTGATTGAATGTCTTTTGACGAATCACAAAACATGGTGTCAAATAATTTTACATCATAACCTTTCTCTCTCAGGTAAGCCATTGCATAAAGTGTTCCCAGAGGAGGATAGGGCATAGCCGTTTTATATTGTTTGATGTCAAACTTTAAAAAATAGCTATGTGTAAAAAGTACTTTCATACAATTATCAAGAAGAAAAATAAGAATTGGAACAATACATATTTTAATAAAATTTATTTCGTGGAGCCAAATTTAAATAACATACACATTTAACACAGGTAGGATTTTTTTGAACATCTAGCGTTTTGCGGTAAGTTATACTTTTACTTGAGTTAAGAATGTCGTGTAATTGATTCTCCCTAATTGAACCAATTGAATCATGAAAAAAGCAGGGCCTCACAGTTCCATCAGCTTCTATAACTGTTGATACCCAGGGAGCATTACAATTTTTAAATGGAAATTCTGCAAGCCCATGATGTGCTTGATAGTACTGATGTATTTTTTGAATTTTAGCGGGTGACTCAGAAATAAAACGGGAGATGTATTCATTCTTAAACTGAACAGCTAGTTTATCGATCATTTCCTGTAGAGTGGATAATTCATCTTTTTTAACTAGCACCGAATCCTGTTTTTCTTTTTCCCATGGCTCTTCTCGATTAAACGCATCGCTAGTAACATCGGCAGGCAAAAAACTAATACTATCTAATCCAATTTCCTTAGCAGACATGATTATTTTATCCCAGATTTTAAAATTAAGTTGATGAATGACACAACGAGCCGAAATGGGGAAATCGGGTCGAACTTTCTTAAGCGCTTGAACACCTTTTTTCAATTCGGAATACGCTCCTTTAATGTTTCTTATTTCATCGTGCGTTGTTTCATCGCCATCTAAAGAGACAATTACTTCATCCACCAGATTAATAATTTTTTCGGCATGTCGTTCAACAGTTAAGCCAGTCGAAAGCAGTGTGATTTTGATATTTTGTTTTGCAATAAGTTCACAAAACTTAAAAAAGTTTTTATTCAATAAAGCTTCCCCGCCAGACATTACTATTCGTTTTGTATCTAACGATTTGAAAGAATTTAATAAGCCAGCAAGATCTTCTTCGCTAAGTTGTTTTGTGTTTTTATTTCCCTTCCAAATATCACACATCACGCAACGGCAATTGCATGCGCTATGAGGCATAAGAATTGCAATGGGTAACACTTCTATTTTATTTGTGATAGCAGTTTTGTACCTTTTAAGAGTATGAAAAAGTGTCTGCTCCATGAATAAACTATTTAAGTTCAATATTAAAGCGCGTTTCGTATTCTGTTTGTTTTTCACGCCACAGTTTAAGTACTTTATTTTGAAAACCTTTTGTATGTCTTTTGCAAACGTTTTTACGAGACCGGAATTGTAATTCAAAATCTTCTACAGCGAGTTCGGGATATTTTTTTTGCCAATGTTTTAATGTTATTTTCAAAAAGTAATCATCCAGTTTTGTTCCTAAACTACCAGAGAGAATCTTTTCAAGAAATGATTTTAAAAAAGGCTGTGGAGCTTCTTGACATAAGTCACCAGGGTGTTTTTGTTTATTTGGGAAGCGCCGTTTATACCAATTGTTTTCTTCTAAAAGTGAGTTGTACGCTGAATAGTTAACTGTTGGAATAAGGTGCGCAAGTTCTGTGCCAGAAAATGGATTATTATCTGGAATAAAAAGACTGTCTGAAGAGATAAAATAATTGGTACACCAAAATTTCCTTTTCTTTTTAGGTAAAAGTTTATAACGTATAATAAGTAGTGTGCGGCAAATCCACAAGCGATTAGGTTTTGTGATAATGAAAAAATCAATATCGCTTTCATTATCGTAATAATTCTTTGAGAGGCCACCAGAAAGACAAACACCTTCAACAAAAGGAAAAGAGGCTATTATACGGCTATATTTCACGGCTATAGGCATTATTTTTTTCGCCCCTTCGTTTCCAAGAAGTCTTTTAGAAAGATCGTTCTTTGTTCTTTCTAAATGCAATATAAAC
This region includes:
- a CDS encoding radical SAM protein; the protein is MEQTLFHTLKRYKTAITNKIEVLPIAILMPHSACNCRCVMCDIWKGNKNTKQLSEEDLAGLLNSFKSLDTKRIVMSGGEALLNKNFFKFCELIAKQNIKITLLSTGLTVERHAEKIINLVDEVIVSLDGDETTHDEIRNIKGAYSELKKGVQALKKVRPDFPISARCVIHQLNFKIWDKIIMSAKEIGLDSISFLPADVTSDAFNREEPWEKEKQDSVLVKKDELSTLQEMIDKLAVQFKNEYISRFISESPAKIQKIHQYYQAHHGLAEFPFKNCNAPWVSTVIEADGTVRPCFFHDSIGSIRENQLHDILNSSKSITYRKTLDVQKNPTCVKCVCYLNLAPRNKFY